One Methylophilus sp. TWE2 DNA segment encodes these proteins:
- a CDS encoding APC family permease, with translation MYNAGYGGDAESKHTLHRKIGWQGAFWVASGVPALVLFSMGAISATVGKPAWLVWAISITFGFIQAFTYAEIAGLFPHKSGGASVYGAVAWVRYSKFIAPVSVWCNWFAWSPVLAIGSGLAAGYILSALFSPDAAINTWQITLMDLSSIKAGLSLRINATFILGAAVLLTVFSIQHGGILRSAKATMILGVTALIPLMLIGLVPILTGDMPMANFFPLAPLSYDTAGNVIDGIWNIEGWKLMAAGLFIAAWSTYAFETAVCYTREFKNPKTDTFKAIFYSGLLCIAVYTLVPIAFQAHLGLGHLVTPAVTDAAGNVTTGAVYDGMLAPDIYSGMGVAGVLSSMLGGSKLIVTVLVIMLVLALLLSIMTSMAGSSRTLYQASVDGWLPKYLSQVNEHGAPTKAMWTDLCFNLLLLLMSDYVFVLAASNVGYIIFNFLNLNSGWIHRMDRPNWDRPYKAPTILLFLGALLGFVNLGLMGLGADVWGAGTLNAGLFFATLIVPVFIYRHFIQDKGVFPSAMLEDMQLDNAKDGVMNRAGVLPYIALLVGVFIVFWLHSI, from the coding sequence ATGTATAACGCCGGCTACGGTGGTGATGCTGAAAGCAAGCACACGCTGCATCGCAAGATTGGTTGGCAAGGTGCATTTTGGGTCGCGAGTGGCGTACCAGCGCTTGTATTGTTTTCTATGGGCGCCATTTCGGCAACGGTAGGCAAACCAGCTTGGTTGGTATGGGCCATTTCTATCACATTTGGTTTTATTCAAGCATTTACGTATGCAGAAATTGCAGGCTTGTTTCCACATAAGTCTGGCGGTGCTTCGGTATATGGCGCGGTTGCATGGGTAAGATATAGCAAGTTTATCGCGCCAGTCTCAGTGTGGTGTAACTGGTTCGCATGGTCTCCAGTATTGGCTATCGGTTCTGGATTGGCTGCAGGCTACATTTTAAGTGCCTTATTTTCCCCAGATGCCGCCATCAACACCTGGCAAATTACTCTCATGGATTTGAGTAGCATTAAAGCTGGCTTAAGCTTAAGAATTAACGCAACGTTTATTCTCGGGGCTGCCGTTTTACTGACAGTGTTTTCGATACAGCACGGTGGTATTTTACGTTCTGCCAAAGCAACCATGATCCTGGGGGTCACCGCGTTAATTCCACTCATGCTGATAGGCTTGGTGCCTATCCTCACCGGCGACATGCCTATGGCGAATTTCTTTCCCTTGGCGCCTTTAAGTTATGACACAGCCGGGAATGTGATTGATGGTATTTGGAATATTGAAGGCTGGAAATTAATGGCGGCTGGCTTGTTTATTGCTGCCTGGTCAACGTATGCCTTTGAAACCGCCGTCTGTTACACACGAGAATTCAAGAACCCTAAAACAGATACTTTTAAGGCCATTTTCTACTCAGGTCTGCTGTGTATTGCGGTGTACACACTGGTGCCCATCGCTTTTCAGGCGCATTTAGGCTTAGGCCATTTGGTGACGCCAGCGGTGACAGATGCCGCGGGTAACGTAACGACTGGCGCGGTATATGATGGGATGTTGGCACCAGACATTTACAGTGGCATGGGCGTTGCCGGGGTGTTGTCGAGTATGTTGGGCGGCTCCAAGCTGATTGTGACAGTATTGGTGATTATGCTGGTTTTGGCGCTTTTGCTCTCGATCATGACCTCCATGGCCGGTTCTTCTCGTACGCTTTATCAAGCCTCTGTCGATGGCTGGCTGCCCAAATACTTGTCTCAAGTCAATGAGCATGGCGCGCCTACCAAAGCGATGTGGACAGATTTGTGTTTCAACCTGCTGTTATTGCTGATGTCAGACTATGTGTTTGTATTGGCTGCATCCAATGTTGGTTACATCATTTTTAACTTCCTCAATCTGAATTCCGGCTGGATACACCGCATGGACAGACCGAACTGGGACCGTCCATACAAAGCGCCTACTATCCTACTGTTTTTAGGCGCGTTGCTCGGTTTTGTTAACCTGGGATTGATGGGATTAGGCGCTGACGTCTGGGGGGCAGGCACCCTCAATGCCGGACTGTTTTTTGCAACCTTGATTGTGCCGGTTTTTATTTACAGACACTTCATCCAGGATAAAGGTGTATTTCCATCAGCCATGCTAGAAGATATGCAACTAGACAATGCAAAGGATGGCGTCATGAACCGCGCTGGCGTGCTCCCTTATATAGCGTTGCTGGTGGGCGTCTTCATTGTCTTCTGGCTGCATAGCATTTAG
- a CDS encoding aminomethyltransferase family protein encodes MSRNSILNTRHRELGSNLDGDTWNNMPIPWSYHTDVNDEVVAVRSRAGLYDVSGLNIINVDGPDAEKVLDRLVAKDITKLEPGHSVLAAETDESGAICDDIMIIRDSTNSFRLSHGSGKTPENLKMLAAGKDVTIAPDLDAHILSLQGPQSLAILAPHVIDFDLASLDYFKHKPTRLFGKNVVIARGGYSGERGYEVYCKGQDAIEIWDKILEVGKPFGAIPASWNSLELTRIEAALLFFPFEMPEGDTTPWEINMGWGVDLDKKGDYIGKAAVLASKGKERVKQAGLICKSPTSVESGAKIVKDGVEIGVVTSASFSNYLMQSLAMVHLKPEYTAIGTEVEVVCSHQKVSAYVAPTPFYDPMRRRTHA; translated from the coding sequence ATGTCTAGAAACTCAATACTCAATACTCGACACCGGGAATTAGGGTCAAATTTAGATGGCGACACGTGGAACAATATGCCTATTCCTTGGAGCTATCACACGGATGTCAATGATGAAGTGGTCGCGGTGAGGAGTCGCGCCGGCTTATACGACGTGTCTGGCTTAAACATCATCAATGTGGATGGCCCAGATGCAGAAAAGGTCCTTGATAGGCTGGTAGCAAAAGACATCACCAAACTCGAACCCGGCCACAGTGTCCTGGCTGCAGAAACGGATGAATCGGGTGCAATTTGTGATGACATCATGATTATCAGAGACAGTACAAACAGCTTTCGACTCTCCCACGGCTCAGGCAAAACACCGGAAAACTTAAAAATGCTTGCGGCTGGCAAAGACGTGACCATCGCGCCCGATCTTGATGCGCATATTTTATCTTTACAAGGCCCTCAGTCCTTAGCGATATTAGCGCCGCATGTCATCGACTTTGACCTGGCAAGCTTGGATTATTTTAAGCACAAGCCCACCCGCCTATTTGGTAAAAATGTCGTCATAGCACGTGGCGGTTATTCCGGGGAACGTGGATACGAAGTCTATTGTAAAGGGCAAGATGCCATTGAAATATGGGATAAGATTTTAGAGGTTGGCAAGCCTTTTGGCGCGATCCCAGCCTCCTGGAACTCGCTAGAGTTAACGCGCATTGAAGCAGCGCTGTTGTTTTTTCCATTCGAAATGCCTGAAGGTGATACCACGCCATGGGAAATCAACATGGGCTGGGGTGTGGACCTGGATAAAAAGGGAGACTACATCGGCAAAGCGGCTGTATTGGCATCCAAAGGCAAAGAGCGAGTAAAACAAGCTGGTTTAATCTGCAAATCACCAACGAGTGTTGAGTCAGGCGCAAAAATAGTCAAAGATGGGGTAGAGATCGGTGTCGTCACCAGCGCCTCCTTTAGCAATTATTTAATGCAGTCTTTAGCCATGGTGCATTTAAAGCCAGAATACACAGCGATTGGAACGGAAGTAGAAGTGGTGTGCAGCCATCAAAAAGTGTCCGCCTATGTGGCCCCTACCCCCTTTTATGATCCTATGAGACGACGGACGCACGCTTGA
- a CDS encoding ZIP family metal transporter — protein MLFLSLMLACTAGGVVSVLIAGWLSNTLFANHARRMVAFAVGVLLGFAFTDLLPEALNQGINLTNAGWMLVAGMLLFFILEKLALWRHFHHADAALVATQPVEHQSGGQVAIILLGDGIHNFVDGILLAASFLTDIKLGWVTAFAIVAHEIPQEISDFMVLINAGLSKPRALLLNMLSGSAMILGGLVGWLSFTHIAPLIPYALLLAAASFIYITLADLVPTLQTQYRPQDLLVQCLLIACGLGVAWISPFIQQQIITLWGTA, from the coding sequence ATGTTATTCCTCAGTTTAATGCTGGCCTGTACTGCAGGTGGTGTGGTTTCGGTACTGATCGCCGGCTGGTTATCAAATACCCTGTTCGCCAATCATGCGCGGCGCATGGTGGCATTTGCCGTTGGTGTTCTTCTCGGGTTTGCTTTCACAGATTTATTACCGGAAGCCTTAAATCAAGGCATCAACCTGACCAACGCAGGCTGGATGCTGGTAGCCGGGATGTTGTTGTTTTTCATTCTGGAGAAGCTGGCATTGTGGCGGCATTTCCATCATGCGGACGCTGCACTTGTTGCTACTCAACCGGTAGAACATCAGTCTGGTGGCCAAGTGGCCATTATTCTGCTGGGCGATGGCATCCATAATTTTGTCGATGGCATCTTGCTGGCGGCCAGTTTCTTAACTGATATCAAGCTGGGATGGGTGACGGCATTTGCGATAGTCGCGCATGAAATCCCGCAAGAAATTTCAGATTTTATGGTGTTGATCAATGCTGGCTTGAGTAAACCCCGTGCGCTCCTGCTCAATATGCTCTCGGGCTCGGCCATGATTTTGGGTGGCTTGGTTGGCTGGTTGAGTTTTACCCATATCGCTCCGTTGATTCCCTACGCCTTGTTACTGGCCGCGGCCAGTTTTATCTACATCACCCTGGCAGACTTAGTGCCAACGCTGCAAACGCAATATCGCCCGCAGGATTTACTGGTGCAATGCCTGTTGATTGCTTGTGGTCTCGGCGTGGCCTGGATTTCACCGTTTATTCAGCAACAGATCATTACACTTTGGGGAACCGCATGA
- a CDS encoding GTP-binding protein, giving the protein MTQATPRIPVTILTGFLGAGKTTLLNRILQERHGQRIAVIENEFGETGIDGELLIQGDEQIVEMNNGCICCTVRGDLVRILGDLAQKRAAQEISFDRVIIETTGLADPAPVAQTFFVEDDVYANYHLDAIITVVDAVHAMQQLDAHHEAQEQVGFADRILLSKTDLVTPEAVRTLTARLQNINSRATFHSVHFGQTDLRQILDIDGFSLDAILEIEPDFLRDVSHAHDDDVTSFVFSSERPFDLQKLEIFLETIIHDYGPQLLRYKGIVHAYNDPQRIVFQGVHMLMSGDHTTQWQPDERKVSTLVFIGTDLPKELFTQGLNLCLV; this is encoded by the coding sequence ATGACGCAAGCCACACCCAGAATACCCGTCACGATTTTGACCGGCTTTTTAGGCGCAGGTAAAACCACCCTGCTTAACCGCATTCTGCAAGAGCGACATGGCCAGCGCATTGCCGTGATTGAAAATGAGTTTGGCGAGACCGGCATAGACGGCGAACTGTTGATTCAGGGCGACGAGCAAATCGTGGAAATGAATAACGGTTGCATATGCTGCACCGTGCGTGGCGACCTGGTGCGTATTCTGGGTGATCTGGCGCAAAAACGTGCAGCGCAGGAAATTAGCTTTGACCGCGTCATTATCGAAACCACGGGCCTGGCTGACCCAGCGCCTGTTGCACAAACTTTTTTTGTTGAAGATGACGTTTATGCCAACTATCACCTGGATGCCATTATCACGGTGGTGGATGCGGTGCATGCCATGCAACAACTGGATGCGCATCACGAGGCGCAAGAGCAAGTGGGGTTTGCTGACCGTATTCTGCTGTCAAAAACGGATCTGGTCACACCAGAAGCAGTGAGGACCCTCACGGCAAGACTACAGAACATCAACTCCAGAGCAACCTTTCACAGCGTGCACTTTGGACAAACCGACCTCAGGCAGATTCTGGATATTGATGGATTTTCACTGGATGCCATCCTCGAAATCGAACCAGACTTTTTGCGTGATGTGAGTCACGCGCATGATGACGACGTCACCTCGTTTGTGTTTAGCAGCGAGCGGCCATTTGACCTGCAAAAACTGGAAATCTTCCTCGAAACCATCATCCATGATTACGGCCCGCAGCTACTGCGTTACAAAGGCATTGTGCATGCCTACAACGATCCACAACGCATTGTTTTTCAAGGCGTACACATGCTCATGAGTGGTGACCATACCACGCAATGGCAGCCTGATGAGCGCAAAGTGTCTACGCTGGTATTCATCGGTACCGACCTCCCTAAAGAACTTTTCACGCAAGGACTCAATTTATGTCTGGTTTAA
- the zigA gene encoding zinc metallochaperone GTPase ZigA — MSGLSASSLKKLPVTVLSGFLGAGKTTLLNHVLNNREGKRVAVIVNDMSEVNIDAQLVRDGGAELSRQEEKLVEMSNGCICCTLREDLLVEITRLAKENRFDYLLIETTGISEPLPIAETFTFADEEGVSLADVAQLDTMVTVVDGYNFLKDYSSQESLTDRGESLGEEDERTVVDLLVDQIEFCDVLVLNKTDLMTLEEIARLEGILKTLNPRAQILHSSFGKVPLERILHTGLFDFDQAAEAPGWLQELRGEHVPETEEYGISSFVYRSRIPFHPQRLWQWLNSEWPGVIRSKGRYWIASRPEFCAMWSQAGAVTRTELAGIWWAATPATHWPQDEESLQHIRSRMQAPYGDRQQELVIIGMQMDKAALTAKFDACLLTESELAQGMEAWRKLPDPFPHWSVNLQDEDEAALEEVV; from the coding sequence ATGTCTGGTTTAAGCGCTTCTAGTCTCAAAAAACTCCCTGTCACCGTACTCTCCGGCTTTTTGGGCGCGGGGAAAACCACGCTGTTGAATCATGTACTCAATAACCGCGAAGGAAAGCGTGTCGCGGTGATCGTCAACGACATGTCTGAAGTCAATATCGATGCCCAGCTGGTACGCGACGGCGGGGCCGAGCTATCACGTCAGGAAGAAAAACTGGTCGAAATGAGCAATGGCTGCATCTGCTGCACCTTGCGAGAAGACCTGCTGGTCGAGATCACCCGCCTGGCCAAGGAAAACCGTTTTGATTACCTGCTGATTGAAACCACCGGTATCTCGGAGCCCTTACCGATTGCCGAAACCTTCACCTTTGCCGATGAAGAAGGCGTTTCTCTGGCCGACGTGGCGCAACTGGATACCATGGTCACGGTGGTGGATGGCTACAATTTTCTCAAGGACTACAGCTCACAGGAGAGCCTGACCGACAGAGGAGAGTCCCTGGGCGAAGAAGATGAACGCACCGTGGTTGACCTGCTGGTAGACCAGATTGAATTTTGCGATGTGCTGGTATTGAACAAGACCGACCTGATGACACTGGAGGAAATCGCCCGTCTGGAAGGTATCCTCAAAACGCTTAACCCGCGTGCACAGATCCTGCACAGCAGTTTTGGCAAGGTGCCGTTAGAGCGCATCTTGCACACTGGCCTGTTCGACTTTGACCAGGCTGCCGAAGCGCCTGGCTGGCTCCAAGAGCTACGCGGCGAGCATGTACCGGAAACCGAGGAATATGGCATCTCAAGCTTTGTTTACCGTTCACGCATCCCGTTTCATCCGCAACGTTTATGGCAATGGCTGAATAGCGAATGGCCAGGCGTAATCCGCTCCAAAGGCCGCTACTGGATTGCCTCGCGCCCGGAGTTTTGTGCCATGTGGTCACAGGCCGGGGCGGTCACGCGCACCGAGCTGGCAGGCATCTGGTGGGCGGCCACACCCGCGACACACTGGCCCCAGGATGAAGAAAGCCTGCAACATATTCGTTCACGCATGCAGGCTCCTTATGGTGATCGCCAGCAGGAGCTGGTCATCATCGGCATGCAGATGGACAAGGCTGCACTGACGGCGAAATTTGATGCCTGCCTGCTCACGGAAAGTGAGCTTGCACAAGGGATGGAAGCCTGGCGCAAGCTGCCAGATCCCTTTCCACACTGGTCAGTGAATCTACAGGATGAAGACGAGGCTGCGCTGGAGGAGGTAGTTTAA
- a CDS encoding DUF1826 domain-containing protein — translation MLTSLPSSTSQAPVATIWPDFNPMDLLSIFERTQQITVLPRPEQPALTHYLQQVSAKMAGGFRLTLPPEQASPDMLDHQWRLPEAAGKTALLTDICQLVQLYADLMDCPQVGIRLEVLTQAMCPRFHVDRTGIRLLCTYTGPGTEWLEDAFCNRAALKQTHASLEAFHSALILHPQGLRQASQHALVLLKGSRWQGNDHAGVIHRSPQIPPGVTRVVLALDAIW, via the coding sequence ATGTTGACCAGCCTCCCCTCATCCACCAGCCAAGCGCCTGTCGCTACTATTTGGCCAGACTTTAATCCTATGGATTTACTGTCTATTTTTGAGCGTACACAGCAGATCACAGTGCTACCCCGGCCCGAGCAACCAGCCTTAACACACTACTTGCAACAGGTAAGCGCAAAAATGGCAGGTGGCTTCAGGCTAACACTGCCCCCTGAGCAGGCAAGTCCAGACATGCTGGATCATCAATGGCGATTACCGGAAGCGGCAGGCAAAACGGCCTTGTTGACTGATATCTGCCAATTGGTCCAGCTGTATGCCGACCTCATGGATTGCCCGCAGGTAGGCATCCGACTAGAAGTGCTGACGCAAGCCATGTGTCCCAGGTTTCACGTTGATCGCACCGGCATCCGGCTACTTTGTACCTACACTGGCCCGGGGACTGAATGGCTGGAGGACGCTTTTTGCAATAGAGCGGCATTAAAACAGACGCACGCATCGCTTGAAGCCTTTCATTCAGCGCTGATTCTGCATCCGCAAGGCTTGCGACAGGCCTCGCAACATGCGCTTGTATTGTTGAAAGGTAGCCGTTGGCAAGGTAATGATCACGCCGGAGTAATTCACCGATCCCCGCAGATTCCTCCGGGCGTCACACGCGTGGTCCTGGCACTGGATGCGATTTGGTAG
- a CDS encoding TonB-dependent receptor — MMHKKTIASLLAMMVLPATQVYAEDAMALKKTNKSNANQTDETAASVELDSVVVLGKKEQVTTTDKGLAGSVDVITREELEYEHVTDTLELFSKTPGVVLSRYSQGIVNTEVSIRGFSGDGETPNAKVLVDGIPSNLFSGLSELDYLFPTNIQSAQVFKGTSDATTGLFATAGSYKVETRKDAGKQLQFGYGSFQTREMQGYYGEKQGDLTQNYAIGYRKGNGFRDHTENEKIALSGRWQLDFDQSTLALSAKYGKYNSPEAPGYMPKAQTRSNRTGVAPNALNDSGEKEFKHLSLHYDYFFNNNVDLSLKTYWQNFDRERNVRFIGSPGVENRQDNQTSTGLIARLNWKINSQWAFETGYDIEHQKVDQFNQRVNAVGVNVIRLSSDFDFTAQGIYAKVENTPVDWLRWNFALRADRLDAKANDPIIIGTNGNPTRMIPTDLYSDSSIVQPKFNVFANLTEQHTLFANAGRSFQTPTSFNLNQFNSAAGPNFGTRTDIKVAINDGWELGLKSSWIPDLNTRVSYWQQKAKNEFITIDTIRQPLGETLRQGLDASFDYKLNDAFSFWGNISRVYAKIEEPNAQNPEFKGNNIRSIPSYTASLGMQFVPNADWIARVHVDSQGDYYINESNQGGKYGGYTLTHANIDYKTSWGRLSLLANNIFDRYYEYVFDFNSNGSAGGVNFAPGAGRNFMLTATVDFK, encoded by the coding sequence ATGATGCACAAAAAAACGATTGCCAGCTTGCTGGCAATGATGGTGTTGCCGGCAACTCAAGTGTATGCCGAAGACGCCATGGCGTTAAAAAAAACCAATAAAAGCAATGCAAATCAAACGGATGAAACGGCAGCAAGCGTGGAGCTGGATAGTGTCGTTGTCCTCGGTAAAAAAGAACAAGTGACCACGACAGACAAAGGGCTGGCAGGCTCTGTCGATGTCATCACACGCGAAGAGCTGGAATATGAACATGTGACCGATACGCTGGAGCTGTTTAGCAAAACGCCCGGTGTCGTCCTGTCACGCTACAGTCAGGGCATCGTCAACACCGAAGTCTCTATCCGTGGCTTTAGTGGTGACGGCGAAACACCTAATGCCAAAGTGTTGGTGGACGGGATTCCCTCCAACCTGTTTTCAGGCTTGAGCGAGCTCGATTATTTATTCCCAACCAATATCCAGAGTGCACAAGTATTTAAAGGCACCAGCGACGCCACCACGGGTCTGTTTGCCACCGCAGGCAGTTACAAAGTCGAAACGCGTAAAGATGCGGGTAAACAATTGCAATTTGGCTATGGCAGCTTTCAAACTCGCGAAATGCAGGGCTACTATGGCGAAAAGCAAGGTGACTTGACACAAAACTACGCGATTGGCTATCGCAAAGGCAACGGTTTCCGCGATCACACCGAAAACGAAAAAATAGCCTTGTCTGGACGATGGCAACTGGACTTTGATCAGTCAACGCTGGCGTTGAGCGCTAAATACGGAAAATATAACTCCCCGGAAGCTCCCGGCTACATGCCAAAGGCACAAACCCGTTCCAACCGCACCGGAGTTGCTCCCAATGCACTCAACGATAGCGGGGAAAAAGAATTCAAGCATCTGAGCCTGCATTATGATTATTTCTTTAATAACAACGTGGATTTAAGCCTAAAGACCTATTGGCAGAACTTTGATCGCGAACGGAATGTGCGTTTTATTGGGTCACCCGGCGTTGAAAACAGACAAGATAATCAAACCTCCACAGGCTTGATTGCCAGATTAAACTGGAAAATCAATTCACAGTGGGCATTTGAAACAGGCTACGATATCGAGCATCAAAAGGTTGATCAGTTCAATCAACGCGTCAATGCAGTTGGCGTCAATGTGATTCGGTTAAGCTCAGACTTCGACTTTACGGCTCAAGGCATCTATGCAAAAGTTGAAAATACGCCTGTAGACTGGTTACGCTGGAACTTTGCTTTACGGGCAGACCGACTGGATGCAAAAGCCAATGATCCTATTATTATCGGTACAAACGGCAATCCAACGCGGATGATTCCAACCGACTTATATAGTGATTCCAGCATCGTCCAGCCAAAATTTAATGTATTTGCCAATCTGACTGAGCAACATACTCTGTTTGCAAATGCTGGTCGCAGTTTTCAAACCCCCACCAGCTTCAATTTAAATCAGTTTAATTCCGCAGCAGGCCCAAATTTTGGCACCAGAACTGACATCAAGGTTGCGATTAATGATGGCTGGGAACTCGGCTTAAAAAGTAGCTGGATACCAGATTTAAATACGCGGGTATCTTACTGGCAACAAAAAGCCAAAAACGAGTTTATTACCATCGACACTATACGTCAGCCGCTTGGGGAAACGCTAAGGCAAGGTCTCGATGCCAGCTTCGATTACAAGCTCAACGATGCATTCAGCTTTTGGGGCAATATATCCAGGGTCTATGCCAAAATTGAAGAGCCAAACGCCCAAAACCCGGAGTTCAAGGGAAATAATATTCGCAGCATCCCCTCCTACACAGCCTCACTGGGTATGCAATTTGTACCCAATGCGGACTGGATTGCCCGTGTTCACGTGGACAGCCAAGGCGACTACTACATCAATGAAAGTAACCAAGGTGGTAAATATGGCGGCTATACACTCACCCATGCCAATATCGATTACAAAACCAGCTGGGGCCGCTTGAGCTTGTTAGCGAATAATATTTTTGATCGCTATTACGAGTATGTGTTTGACTTCAACTCAAACGGCAGCGCAGGCGGCGTGAACTTTGCCCCAGGGGCAGGCCGTAACTTTATGCTCACTGCGACCGTGGATTTCAAATGA
- a CDS encoding ABC transporter ATP-binding protein — protein sequence MTALLSIEQLSLRFAGRDILQQLALTLHAGEVVSVLGSNGAGKSTLLKSILGLHDTAEQTGRIQIAGVDIAQARQQALSQLAYVPEQPAVYGHLSAIENIRYFLSLSVTSQAPDINNCLRMAGLPESSWHRPCSEYSKGMKQKVMLAFALVKQAKLLLLDEPNSGLDPQATEELNQLIVQCKARGMGVLVVTHDVLSAIAFSDRLLMLTNGRLQPVALNDSSLTLDGLKKLYQGQV from the coding sequence ATGACCGCATTATTATCCATTGAACAACTCAGCCTGCGCTTTGCAGGCCGGGACATCCTGCAACAGCTTGCGCTGACGCTGCATGCCGGAGAAGTAGTTTCGGTGCTCGGCAGTAATGGGGCCGGCAAATCCACTCTATTAAAAAGCATTCTTGGCTTGCATGACACAGCGGAGCAAACCGGCAGGATACAGATTGCCGGAGTGGACATTGCTCAGGCTCGCCAGCAGGCGTTATCTCAACTGGCGTATGTCCCTGAACAGCCTGCGGTATATGGACATCTTTCTGCAATTGAAAATATCCGTTACTTCCTAAGCCTGAGTGTGACCAGTCAGGCCCCGGACATCAACAATTGCCTGCGCATGGCCGGCTTGCCCGAATCATCCTGGCACCGCCCGTGCAGTGAGTACTCCAAAGGCATGAAACAAAAGGTGATGTTGGCATTCGCACTCGTCAAACAGGCCAAGTTGCTATTACTGGATGAACCTAATTCAGGCCTGGACCCGCAAGCCACGGAGGAGTTAAACCAGTTAATTGTGCAATGTAAAGCACGGGGCATGGGCGTGCTGGTGGTGACACATGATGTGTTGTCGGCTATTGCCTTTTCTGATCGTTTACTGATGTTGACCAATGGGCGTTTACAACCGGTTGCATTGAACGACTCCTCACTTACACTTGATGGGCTCAAAAAACTCTACCAGGGGCAAGTATGA